One Buteo buteo chromosome 5, bButBut1.hap1.1, whole genome shotgun sequence DNA window includes the following coding sequences:
- the EXOSC10 gene encoding exosome complex component 10 isoform X2, which translates to MAAAVGGGSGSAVAESPAGQEGPRGAAGRPAETEGGSAAAALPGFDDADAFVKYALGTVVAATKASNGLPQPGDEYDFYRSFPGFRAYCETQGDRLLHCMSKVMQYHGCRSHMKDRSKVTELEDKFDMLVDSNDIILERVGILLDEAAGVNKNQQPVLPAGLQPPQTIISSWNRKAGEYHKRTQSETFRLLHAKNISRPQLKFREKIDNSNTPFVPKLFIKPNALKPLPEALTKSGRERKERPEDLDVPAALADFIHQQRTQQTEQDMFAHPYQYELEHFSPPDGVLKKPEPQMYRPIKETPCHFITTLDELVELNEKLMNCKEFALDLEHHSYRSFLGLTCLMQISTRTEDFIIDTLELRSEMNILNETFTDPAIVKVLHGGDSDVEWLQKDFGLYLVNMFDTHQAARLLNLGRHSLDHLLKLYCNVDADKQYQLADWRIRPLPEEMVQYARDDTHYLLYIYDKVREALWERGNEQPTQLQVVWQRSKDICLKKYIKPLFSDESYLELYRRQKKHLNTQQLAAFRLLFAWRDKMARQEDESTGYVLPNHMLLKIAEELPKEPQGIIACCNPVPPLVRQQINELHLLIQQAREMPLLKSEVALAVKRKAPQSSPERLENTFFGPHDSSRIPMVDFQNSSALDSERTMNIQSVQPESTCLVATATVSIFSECDEDEGNEKTLTTAQQKAQRIMESFENPFRMYLPSEQNPAYVSQSAKFDPSSKIYEISNRWKLMSQTQVQKESKDETKKKAAQQSAARDQAQKVYKEATENIVSVRQQAMQEQANKKRERVMSETGTELPKQEKKRPKASQQPEELEAPKQFTPFDYSKSNFKVFAGSSKSKQSPQFDPAKQAYAGKKFAGANKLQQSGNRSMSYLSGKADRGSRHHWPKR; encoded by the exons ATGGCGGCAGCCGTCGGTGGGGGGAGCGGCAGCGCGGTAGCGGAgagccccgcggggcaggagggaccccgcggagcggcggggcgACCGGCGGAGACGGAGGGGGGtagcgcggcggcggcgctgcctGGCTTCGACGACGCCGACGCCTTCGTCAAg TATGCTCTTGGCACAGTGGTAGCTGCGACAAAGGCATCTAATGGGCTTCCTCAGCCTGGCGATGAGTACGACTTCTACCGAAGCTTCCCTGGCTTCCGGGCGTACTGTGAAACACAGGGTGACCGTCTCCTTCACTG CATGAGCAAGGTGATGCAGTATCATGGCTGCCGTAGCCACATGAAAGATCGCAGCAAAGTGACAGAGCTGGAAGATAAATTTGATATGCTGGTTGACTCTAATGACATCATTCTTGAAAGAGTG GGTATTTTATTGGATGAAGCAGCAGGAGTGAACAAAAACCAGCAACCAGTCCTCCCTGCTGGGTTACAGCCGCCACAGACAATCATTTCCAGCTGGAACCGCAAG gcagGAGAATACCACAAAAGAACTCAATCTGAAACCTTCCGACTACTTCATGCCAAGAATATCTCTCGACCACAGCTTAAGTTTCGGGAAAAGATTGACAATTCCAACACTCCCTTTGTACCTAAACTTTTTATCAAGCCAAATGCTTTGAAACCTTTGCCTGAAG CCCTCACAAAAAGTGGACGGGAACGAAAGGAGCGCCCTGAAGACTTGGATGTGCCAGCTGCTTTGGCAGACTTCATACACCAGCAGAGGACACAGCAAACTGAGCAAGACAT GTTTGCTCACCCTTACCAGTATGAACTGGAGCATTTTTCTCCACCAGATGGAGTTCTCAAGAAACCAGAACCCCAG ATGTACAGGCCCATCAAGGAAACACCCTGTCATTTTATCACCACACTGGATGAGCTGGTAGAACTAAATGAAAAGCTTATGAACTGTAAAGAATTTGCCCTGGACTTAGAG CACCATTCCTACAGGAGCTTCCTGGGCTTGACATGTCTGATGCAGATTTCCACCCGAACAGAAGACTTCATTATTGATACACTGGAATTGCGCAGTGAGATGAACATTCTCAATGAGACCTTCACAGACCCTGCAATTGTGAAG gtCCTTCATGGTGGTGATTCAGATGTGGAATGGCTGCAAAAAGACTTTGGTCTGTACTTGGTGAACATGTTTGATACTCACCAAGCTGCTCGTCTCCTCAATCTTGGCAGGCATTCTTTGGACCACTTGCTAAAGCTGTATTGCAATGTAGATGCTGACAAGCAGTACCAGCTGGCTGACTGGAGGATACG CCCTTTGCCAGAAGAAATGGTTCAGTATGCCCGTGATGACACTCACTACTTGCTCTACATCTATGATAAAGTGAGGGAGGCACTGTGGGAGAGGGGGAACGAGCAGCCCACTCAGCTGCAGGTTGTTTGGCAACGCAGCAAGGACATCTGCCTGAAG aAATACATCAAGCCCCTCTTTTCAGATGAATCCTACCTTGAGCTCTAcaggaggcagaaaaaacaTCTCAACACACAGCAGCTAGCAGCATTTAGGTTGCTGTTTGCATGGAGAGACAAGATGGCGCGTCAAGAGGATGAGAGTACAGG ATATGTGCTACCGAATCATATGCTATTGAAGATAGCAGAGGAGCTGCCCAA AGAACCCCAGGGCATCATTGCTTGCTGTAATCCAGTCCCACCACTAGTTCGCCAGCAGATTAATGAATTGCATCTTCTCATTCAGCAGGCCCGGGAGATGCCTCTTCTCAAG TCGGAGGTCGCTTTGGCAGTCAAGAGGAAAGCACCTCAATCCAGCCCTGAG AGGCTGGAGAATACCTTCTTTGGACCCCATGATAGTTCCCGGATTCCTATGGTTGATTTTCAGAACAGCTCTGCCTTGG ACAGTGAGAGGACAATGAACATTCAGAGTGTTCAGCCAGAGTCAACATGTCTTGTTGCTACTGCCACTGTCAGCATATTCAGT gaatgtGATGAAGATGAAGGAAATGAGAAGACTTTAACCACTGCACAGCAGAAAGCTCAGCGTATAATGGAGTCCTTTGAAAATCCATTTAGAATG TACCTACCTTCAGAACAGAATCCAGCTTACGTCTCACAATCTGCAAAGTTTGACCCGTCATCAAAAATTTATGAA atCAGCAATCGATGGAAGTTGATGAGTCAGACACAAGTACAGAAGGAGTCCAAggatgaaacaaaaaagaaagcagcccAGCAGTCAG CTGCTCGTGACCAGGCGCAGAAGGTGTATAAAGAGGCAACAGAAAATATTGTGTCTGTTCGTCAGCAAGCTATG CAGGAACAAGCTAAtaagaagagggagagagtCATGAGTGAAACGGGAACAGAGTTGCCAAAACAAGAGAAGAAACGGCCAAAAGCCTCCCAGCAACCAGAGGAGCTGGAAGCACCGAAGCAGTTTACCCCCTTTGATTACAGCAAGTCCAACTTCAAAGTGTTTGCGG GAAGCAGCAAATCGAAGCAGTCGCCGCAATTTGATCCTGCCAAGCAAGCTTATGCAGGCAAG aaaTTTGCTGGAGCTAACAAACTTCAACAATCTGGAAACCGAAGCATGTCCTACCTGTCCGGGAAAGCTGATAG GGGTTCCAGGCACCACTGGCCAAAGAGATAG
- the CORT gene encoding cortistatin — protein MQLVASLVSVLLLVWSVRATALPGEERLAIQNTREQSTVRKDAILKMLAGLLDSMDVGREAASPDMEEEGKLEEERAVLGRLAQLSQRDRKAPCKNFFWKTFTSC, from the exons ATGCAGCTGGTGGCCAGCCTGGTGTCCGTTCTGCTGCTGGTGTGGAGCGTGAGAGCCACCGCactgcctggagaagagagacTCGCAATACAGAACACTAGG GAACAGAGCACAGTCCGGAAAGACGCCATCCTGAAGATGCTGGCAGGCCTGCTGGACAGTATGGACGTGGGGCGTGAGGCGGCCTCTCCGGACatggaagaggagggaaagctggaggaggagcGGGCGGTGCTGGGGCGGCTCGCCCAGCTATCGCAGCGGGATCGCAAGGCCCCCTGCAAAAACTTCTTCTGGAAAACCTTCACCTCCTGCTAG
- the EXOSC10 gene encoding exosome complex component 10 isoform X1: MAAAVGGGSGSAVAESPAGQEGPRGAAGRPAETEGGSAAAALPGFDDADAFVKYALGTVVAATKASNGLPQPGDEYDFYRSFPGFRAYCETQGDRLLHCMSKVMQYHGCRSHMKDRSKVTELEDKFDMLVDSNDIILERVGILLDEAAGVNKNQQPVLPAGLQPPQTIISSWNRKAGEYHKRTQSETFRLLHAKNISRPQLKFREKIDNSNTPFVPKLFIKPNALKPLPEALTKSGRERKERPEDLDVPAALADFIHQQRTQQTEQDMFAHPYQYELEHFSPPDGVLKKPEPQMYRPIKETPCHFITTLDELVELNEKLMNCKEFALDLEHHSYRSFLGLTCLMQISTRTEDFIIDTLELRSEMNILNETFTDPAIVKVLHGGDSDVEWLQKDFGLYLVNMFDTHQAARLLNLGRHSLDHLLKLYCNVDADKQYQLADWRIRPLPEEMVQYARDDTHYLLYIYDKVREALWERGNEQPTQLQVVWQRSKDICLKKYIKPLFSDESYLELYRRQKKHLNTQQLAAFRLLFAWRDKMARQEDESTGYVLPNHMLLKIAEELPKEPQGIIACCNPVPPLVRQQINELHLLIQQAREMPLLKSEVALAVKRKAPQSSPERLENTFFGPHDSSRIPMVDFQNSSALEPAPILEHGCLFSDSERTMNIQSVQPESTCLVATATVSIFSECDEDEGNEKTLTTAQQKAQRIMESFENPFRMYLPSEQNPAYVSQSAKFDPSSKIYEISNRWKLMSQTQVQKESKDETKKKAAQQSAARDQAQKVYKEATENIVSVRQQAMQEQANKKRERVMSETGTELPKQEKKRPKASQQPEELEAPKQFTPFDYSKSNFKVFAGSSKSKQSPQFDPAKQAYAGKKFAGANKLQQSGNRSMSYLSGKADRGSRHHWPKR, encoded by the exons ATGGCGGCAGCCGTCGGTGGGGGGAGCGGCAGCGCGGTAGCGGAgagccccgcggggcaggagggaccccgcggagcggcggggcgACCGGCGGAGACGGAGGGGGGtagcgcggcggcggcgctgcctGGCTTCGACGACGCCGACGCCTTCGTCAAg TATGCTCTTGGCACAGTGGTAGCTGCGACAAAGGCATCTAATGGGCTTCCTCAGCCTGGCGATGAGTACGACTTCTACCGAAGCTTCCCTGGCTTCCGGGCGTACTGTGAAACACAGGGTGACCGTCTCCTTCACTG CATGAGCAAGGTGATGCAGTATCATGGCTGCCGTAGCCACATGAAAGATCGCAGCAAAGTGACAGAGCTGGAAGATAAATTTGATATGCTGGTTGACTCTAATGACATCATTCTTGAAAGAGTG GGTATTTTATTGGATGAAGCAGCAGGAGTGAACAAAAACCAGCAACCAGTCCTCCCTGCTGGGTTACAGCCGCCACAGACAATCATTTCCAGCTGGAACCGCAAG gcagGAGAATACCACAAAAGAACTCAATCTGAAACCTTCCGACTACTTCATGCCAAGAATATCTCTCGACCACAGCTTAAGTTTCGGGAAAAGATTGACAATTCCAACACTCCCTTTGTACCTAAACTTTTTATCAAGCCAAATGCTTTGAAACCTTTGCCTGAAG CCCTCACAAAAAGTGGACGGGAACGAAAGGAGCGCCCTGAAGACTTGGATGTGCCAGCTGCTTTGGCAGACTTCATACACCAGCAGAGGACACAGCAAACTGAGCAAGACAT GTTTGCTCACCCTTACCAGTATGAACTGGAGCATTTTTCTCCACCAGATGGAGTTCTCAAGAAACCAGAACCCCAG ATGTACAGGCCCATCAAGGAAACACCCTGTCATTTTATCACCACACTGGATGAGCTGGTAGAACTAAATGAAAAGCTTATGAACTGTAAAGAATTTGCCCTGGACTTAGAG CACCATTCCTACAGGAGCTTCCTGGGCTTGACATGTCTGATGCAGATTTCCACCCGAACAGAAGACTTCATTATTGATACACTGGAATTGCGCAGTGAGATGAACATTCTCAATGAGACCTTCACAGACCCTGCAATTGTGAAG gtCCTTCATGGTGGTGATTCAGATGTGGAATGGCTGCAAAAAGACTTTGGTCTGTACTTGGTGAACATGTTTGATACTCACCAAGCTGCTCGTCTCCTCAATCTTGGCAGGCATTCTTTGGACCACTTGCTAAAGCTGTATTGCAATGTAGATGCTGACAAGCAGTACCAGCTGGCTGACTGGAGGATACG CCCTTTGCCAGAAGAAATGGTTCAGTATGCCCGTGATGACACTCACTACTTGCTCTACATCTATGATAAAGTGAGGGAGGCACTGTGGGAGAGGGGGAACGAGCAGCCCACTCAGCTGCAGGTTGTTTGGCAACGCAGCAAGGACATCTGCCTGAAG aAATACATCAAGCCCCTCTTTTCAGATGAATCCTACCTTGAGCTCTAcaggaggcagaaaaaacaTCTCAACACACAGCAGCTAGCAGCATTTAGGTTGCTGTTTGCATGGAGAGACAAGATGGCGCGTCAAGAGGATGAGAGTACAGG ATATGTGCTACCGAATCATATGCTATTGAAGATAGCAGAGGAGCTGCCCAA AGAACCCCAGGGCATCATTGCTTGCTGTAATCCAGTCCCACCACTAGTTCGCCAGCAGATTAATGAATTGCATCTTCTCATTCAGCAGGCCCGGGAGATGCCTCTTCTCAAG TCGGAGGTCGCTTTGGCAGTCAAGAGGAAAGCACCTCAATCCAGCCCTGAG AGGCTGGAGAATACCTTCTTTGGACCCCATGATAGTTCCCGGATTCCTATGGTTGATTTTCAGAACAGCTCTGCCTTGG AGCCTGCACCAATTTTGGAACATGGTTGTCTCTTTTCAGACAGTGAGAGGACAATGAACATTCAGAGTGTTCAGCCAGAGTCAACATGTCTTGTTGCTACTGCCACTGTCAGCATATTCAGT gaatgtGATGAAGATGAAGGAAATGAGAAGACTTTAACCACTGCACAGCAGAAAGCTCAGCGTATAATGGAGTCCTTTGAAAATCCATTTAGAATG TACCTACCTTCAGAACAGAATCCAGCTTACGTCTCACAATCTGCAAAGTTTGACCCGTCATCAAAAATTTATGAA atCAGCAATCGATGGAAGTTGATGAGTCAGACACAAGTACAGAAGGAGTCCAAggatgaaacaaaaaagaaagcagcccAGCAGTCAG CTGCTCGTGACCAGGCGCAGAAGGTGTATAAAGAGGCAACAGAAAATATTGTGTCTGTTCGTCAGCAAGCTATG CAGGAACAAGCTAAtaagaagagggagagagtCATGAGTGAAACGGGAACAGAGTTGCCAAAACAAGAGAAGAAACGGCCAAAAGCCTCCCAGCAACCAGAGGAGCTGGAAGCACCGAAGCAGTTTACCCCCTTTGATTACAGCAAGTCCAACTTCAAAGTGTTTGCGG GAAGCAGCAAATCGAAGCAGTCGCCGCAATTTGATCCTGCCAAGCAAGCTTATGCAGGCAAG aaaTTTGCTGGAGCTAACAAACTTCAACAATCTGGAAACCGAAGCATGTCCTACCTGTCCGGGAAAGCTGATAG GGGTTCCAGGCACCACTGGCCAAAGAGATAG
- the SRM gene encoding spermidine synthase — MERGAAALIREGWFRETCRLWPGQAMSLQVEELLHHQRSRYQEILVFRSTTYGNVLVLDGVIQCTERDEFSYQEMIANLPLCSHPDPRKVLIIGGGDGGVLREVVKHPTVESVVQCEIDEDVIQVSKKYLPGMAVGYSSAKLTLHVGDGFEFMKQNQEAFDVIITDSSDPMGPAESLFKESYYQLMKTALREDGILCCQGECQWLHLDLIKEMRQFCKSLFPVVEYAYCTIPTYPSGQIGFMLCSKNPNTNFREPVQQLSQQQVEERSLKYYNSDIHRAAFILPEFARKALSDV; from the exons atGGAGCGAGGCGCGGCGGCGCTGATCCGTGAGGGCTGGTTCCGCGAAACGTGCCGGCTGTGGCCGGGGCAGGCCATGTCGCTGCAGGTGGAGGAGCTCCTGCACCACCAGCGCTCCCGCTACCAGGAGATACTCGTCTTCCGCAG CACCACCTACGGCAACGTCCTGGTCCTGGACGGGGTGATCCAGTGCACGGAGCGGGACGAGTTCTCCTACCAAGAAATGATCGCCAACCTGCCCCTCTGCAGCCACCCCGACCCCCGCAAG gtGCTGATCATCGGTGGCGGCGACGGGGGAGTGCTGCGAGAGGTGGTGAAACACCCAACTGTGGAGTCCGTGGTGCAGTGCGAAATCGATGAG GATGTGATCCAGGTATCTAAGAAATACCTCCCAGGGATGGCAGTGGGATATTCCAGCGCTAAGCTGACCTTGCATGTGGGAGATGGTTTCGAGTTCATGAAACAAAATCAAGAAGCCTTTGATGTGATTATCACGGACTCGTCTGACCCCATGG GTCCTGCAGAAAGCTTATTCAAAGAATCTTACTACCAGCTGATGAAGACAGCCCTGCGAGAAGACGGGATTCTTTGCTGCCAAG GTGAGTGCCAGTGGCTGCACCTGGATCTCATTAAGGAGATGCGTCAGTTCTGCAAGTCTCTGTTCCCTGTTGTGGAATACGCCTATTGCACCATCCCTACATATCCCAGCGGGCAGATTGGCTTCATGCTCTGCAGCAAGAACCCA AACACAAATTTCCGGGAGCCTGTACAGCAGCTCTCACAGCAACAAGTAGAGGAGAGGAGTCTGAAATACTACAACTCTGACATTCATCGGGCAGCTTTCATTCTGCCAGAGTTTGCACGGAAG GCCCTGAGCGATGTGTGA